The DNA window ATCGGACCGGTAGGCCCATGATCGAAGAACACGATCGAGTGGTTCTTACGACGAAAGAGCCCGACGCGGGACTGGAACCGGGGGACGTGGGAACGGTCGTTCATGTGTATTCTGAGGGAGAGGCCTTTGAGGTTGAGTTCGTCACCCTCACGGGAGACACCGTGGCTATGCTGGCCATCGACCGGGACGAGGTGCGCCCGGTTCAGTCGCGGGAGTTGACCCACGCCCGTAGTGTGGAGTGAGAACCTGGTATGTTGATTTTGAACCGACCCTCGAGGACGAGCACCGATGTGCCGAGAATCGGGACATGGTCGAGGGCTGCAGTGGATCTACCGCCCGAGTCCAGGTCCGATTTGCAGGCCATCGCTGCCGCCTGTCGCCTCGTGGCATGAATTAAAACAGGTTCTGAGAAGGGGAGAGGTGCTTTGGAGAAAAGCGCCGGTCGCCCCTTTTCTGGTCGCTTGGTTCAATCGCTCGGATGTCGGTGATCTTCATCGTTTCGGAGAGTGTCGCAGAGGTGCCGATGAAGCTCCTCGAACGTGAGGCGGGCGTACGCCTCGCCTGTCCGCACCAGCAGCGGATCGACGTACTCTTGAGGGCTGCGCTCAGTACCATTGCTCGTCTGTTCTGTCACGAACACGACCGCACGCATGAATTCGTGCTCCCCGTGCTTGTTAGTTTCGAGTGGGGGCGGGAGAAACGCGCCGTAGGGATCACCGTCCTCGTATCCCAGGCCGGGCGTGGGGGAGCCAATGTGCGAGGGAACCCCCTTGCGCCCCGAGCAAAGTGAGGAAGTAGTCTTGGGCTGGGCTCGTACACGGACCCAGTCGGAGTCTAGGTGTGCGCGGCCCTGATGCGGAAACTTGAGCGTCCAGAGGGTTGCGTAGATGCTCATGTCGGGGCGAAGGCTGAAGTCTCATGTGGCAGCACTGGGGCGTAGTACCGATCCCACTGCGAGGTTCCCCCAAAACGTTGATGTGAGGGCGGCCGGGCGTGCGGCCACGCTCTCCTCGAACAGGGCACGTTGAATGATATCACTGCACGTCCACTATGTCTCTTGTTCGTGGGGGGCAGCCGTCTACGGGACCGTGTCCTGGTGGATTGGGGACGATCGAGGGGCACTGCGTAAATTGAGCACTTCGGGCAACGAGTCGGAACAAGGAGCGTCCACGCCGATGGACACGGGCGTTCTACGCATTGCCTCGACGCGCCGACTGCGCACACGCCGACCGCCCCATGACTGCTTCTTCCCGACGCGCCCACCCCGCACGTGTGACCCGGTACACCACGACCCGGTACAAAAGGGGCCTCCCGGCCGGCCTGATCGTCTGGGTGGGTCTCTGCGCCTTGCTGATGGGGGCGTCCGCCCGGCCCGCGCAGGGGCAGGGCGGGGGCCCAATTCAATCGGAGGTGTCGGTCTTCGGGGCGGGGGCGAGCACGGAGGCCTTGCCCTTCTGGCTGGACGCGAACCAGTACGGGCGGCTAGGCCGGAGCGGGATCCCCCTCGGGGCGCGCCTCGCGGCCCGGCGGCCCTTTTCGGGCGCGAAGGGCGGGCTCGACTACGCCGTCGGGGCGAGCCTTCTGGGACGGGCCTCCGCCAACAGCACGCTCCACGTGCAGGAGCTTTACGGGCAGCTCCGGTACGGGCCGTTGCAGCTGACGGCCGGGTGGAAGAAGCAGGTCATCGGCCGGGTCGACACGGCCCGCTCGCTCGGCGGCGTCACGCGCAGCGAAAACGCGACGCCCCTGCCGAAGGTGCGCGTGTCGACGCCCGGCTACGTGCCCGTCCCCGGCACGAACGGATTCCTGGGGGTGAAGGGGTACCTCGCCCACGGCTGGATGGGGGAAGGCCGGGTGGTGCAGAATGCCTTTCTGCACGAGAAGTACGGGTACCTCCGCCTGCTGCCCCCCGAGTGGCCGGTGACGCTACACGCGGGGCTGATCCATCACGCGTTCTGGGGCGGGACGCCCACTGAGGCGGTGGCGGGCCAGGAGGCAGGGGCCTTCCGGGACGGCCTCCGGCAGTTCGGCCGCGTGTTCTTCGCGCTGCGGGGCTCCGATGAGGTGGGCCCCGACCACATGGGCAACTACGACTTCAGCGTCGATGTGTCGGCGGGGCCGGTGGCGGCACAGGTCTATCGCCAGTTCTTCTTTGAGGACAAGGCGGGCCTCTGGTTCCGAAACGTGTGGGACGGGCTCTGGGGCGTGAGTCTGCGGCGGCCCGGCGGGCCGGCCCTGGTGGAGGCAGTTCTGTACGAGCACTTCCGGTTCATCCGCCAGAACGCCAAGTACGCGGAGGGGCAGCGGGCGGGGTCCGACCGGAATTTTAGCCACAGCCTCTACCGATCGGGCTGGACCCATCGGGGACGCACGATCGGCCTGCCGCTCGTGACGCCGCCTGCGGGCACGCCGGGCGTCCCGGATGGCCGGCCCGGCATCGCCAACAGTCTCGTCGTGGCCCACCACGTGGCCGTGGAGGGCACGGCGTGGCCGGGCCTGTCCTACCGGCTCACGGGCACCTACAGCGAAAACAGCGGCTCGACGAGCCTGTGCTCGGACCCCGAGTGTACAGACCTGCTCGACGACCGCTTCTCGCGGACAGGCCAGTGGTCGCTTCTGGTGGAGGTCTTCGGGCGGGTGCCGGGGACGGAGGCGCTCGCCTACGACCTGGGCGTGGCGGTCGACACCGGCGACTTTCGTAAGGAAAGCGTGGGCGTGCGGGTCGGCCTCACGTGGCGGAGACTGCAGGATCCGTTGGGCCGTTAGGCGGGGGAACAGGCGGGCGGGGCGGAAAACAGAGGAGGGGAGCGGATCCTGTTTCGGAGCTGAGCGTTTTGGAATCTGCATATCTATAGATCCTAATCGTCCAGCCATGCCTGCGCCTACGACCGCAGAACAGGACCAGCAAGAGCGATGGGCGGAAATTCGCTCGGATCCCGTTCTCCGCGAGCTTTCCTACAAGGTCGAAACCAACCGTAGAGGACAGCTGATTTTGAGTCCACACTCCGCTTTGCATTCCGACAGGCAGGGCGACCTCATCGCTCTTCTGCACGAGCACGCAGGCGGGGGACGGGTCCGGCCGGAATTCCCCATCGTGACGGCGAAGGGGACAAAGGTCGCCGACGTCGTCTGGTGCACGGCCGCGCGGAGGGACGAAATGGAAGGGACGGGGGATCCTCCCACCTTGGCCCCGGAGGTGTGCATCGAAGTTATGTCCGAGTCGAACGACTGGGACGAGATGGACGAGAAACGCGCGCTCTACCGCGAGGCAGGAGCCGAAGAGGTCTGGATCGTCACCGAAGAGAAGAACATCCGCTTCTTTGCCGATGGGGAGCGAGACACGTCCGATGTAATCCCGGGCGTCCCGAATCGCCTGTGAGGAACAGTTGGTGTTCAGAACGTTTGCGGGCAAATTGTCCTTCTGAACAGATTGTCCTTCCGAATTGTCTGGAGAGACGAGGCTGACCGAACTGGATGCAGTAAATGTTAGAGTTCTGTGTAGAACCGAACGGGCGTTGACATCCGTGCCCGCGTGCCGTACTGTACGGTAGCCATGAACCGACGCGCTCTCCCATTCGCCATCCCGTCCGCGGCCAGCGCCTCTGTCGGCGCGGCCGAAGGCCGCTGTGCCTTTGCCCGCTTCTATCTGGGCTACGTGTATGTCTATTTTTATCTCTGGACGGCCGGCGGCTCGTAGCGCGCGTACCCTCTTGTTGTTGCACCCCGCCGGTCGATCGCCTTCGGCCCCGGCGGGGTTTTCGCATGTGTGGGCCGATGGCGCCGCGCCCGGTGGGTCCCCAGACGCATTCTGACCCCCACGCCAGCGACCCATCCATGTCCACGTCTTCCAGCCCAACGACCGTGCCGGAGGCCCGCGCCCGCATCGACGAGATCAACGAGCGGGTCGTGGAGCTGCTCGCCGAGCGGCAGGCCATCGTCGACGACCTCTGCGAGTTGAAGGCCGACGCTGACCGCACCGTGCGCGACCCCGAGCGCGAGGCCGAACTGCTGGCCCACGTCCGGTCGGTGGCGGACGAGGCGGGCCTGCCGCCCACCCTCGCCGAGACCCTCTTCGAAGAGATCCTGGCCCACTCCGTAGAGCGCCAGCGGCGTCAGCGGGCCGACGGGGCTGCGGGTCCGTCCGCCGAGGAGTCGTCCGCCGAGGAGCTGTCCGCCGAGGAGCCCGCGGAGAAGGCGACCGGGGCCGTCTCCACGTGTGGGGCGCAGGCGCAGGCGGGGTAGCCTCCAGCGATGCGCCCGCGCCGCCGGGCCGAATCTCTCGGGGCGGGCGGGCATTCAAAAACGGACCCGTTCTCGTGAATTGGTTGGCGTTCCTCATGAGCTCGTCCTCGGACCGCCCGGACTTCGTGCCGGAGTATAACAAGCCGGATGCGCCCGGCCTGCACATGAACTTCGACAACACAGTCTCGCTCTACCATATAGTGCGGCCGGACGACGACTTCGAGACGGCGGCGCAGGACGTCTTTGCGCTGCTCAAGGAGGCGCAGGCGGAGTTTCCGGACTGGCCGCGGGTCCTGTACCTTGACATTCAGGGGCACGCCCGGGACGACGAGCGCCTGGAAGAGGACATGGTGGAGCTGCAGCAGGAGTTTCTGCTCGCCGCCATGGGCAAGTTCTTCACCGCCCTGGCCCTGCCGCTCGTGTCGGTGGTCAACCCAGGCGACCAAGTGAACGACCTGCCGGACGAGCTCGTCCTGCAGCCCCCCGATGCGGAGCTGCCCGAGGAGACGGCCTGGCCCAAAGAGTGAGGCCCCGAACGGGCAGCCCTGTCGGCCAGTCGGGCGGGCCCCGACGCCGGCGCCCCCGCCGTTCATTCTTCCCTGCGAAACGCACAGTTGCCCCCATGATGCTTCCCATCGCCCTTCTCCAGCGCGCCGCATCGTTTCAGGCGGACGCGCCGGTCGGGACGGGCATCGAGTGGCTCACCCTGGCCGCGATCTTCGTGCCCGCCGTGCTCCTCGTCGTGCTCGTCTACTGGGGGGCCCAGGAGACGGTGTGAGAGGCCCCCGCCTCTCTCCAATCGGGTGGGGCATGGAGCCATGGGCCCATCCCGCCCAGGGGCAGACTGCCCCCACGGCCTCGCCCGGCGCGCCCTTCGCTGATGAGTGGTAGGTTCTGAGGACGAGGCGGTGCACCCTCAACACGAAACGCCCGCGCCGGAGGGCACGGGCGTTCCGAGGGACACCGGAATGGCGCGGAGCAGCGGCGCGTCACACGTCGTCGCACTCGTTCTCCAGGTAGTGGTTGGCGCGGGCCTCGTAGTCGCCGTACGTGGCGTTGGCAAACGTCTCGCAGGCGGAGGCCTTGTTGCCGGTTTCCATTTGCGACTCGGCGATCACGAAGTGGAACTTCGCGGCGTCGCTGCGGCTGCCCTGGTGCATGTCCAGGCCCTGGCGGGCTGCTTGAATGGCCTGCTGGTATTGCCCGCTCTCGTAAAG is part of the Salinibacter ruber DSM 13855 genome and encodes:
- a CDS encoding capsule assembly Wzi family protein — its product is MTASSRRAHPARVTRYTTTRYKRGLPAGLIVWVGLCALLMGASARPAQGQGGGPIQSEVSVFGAGASTEALPFWLDANQYGRLGRSGIPLGARLAARRPFSGAKGGLDYAVGASLLGRASANSTLHVQELYGQLRYGPLQLTAGWKKQVIGRVDTARSLGGVTRSENATPLPKVRVSTPGYVPVPGTNGFLGVKGYLAHGWMGEGRVVQNAFLHEKYGYLRLLPPEWPVTLHAGLIHHAFWGGTPTEAVAGQEAGAFRDGLRQFGRVFFALRGSDEVGPDHMGNYDFSVDVSAGPVAAQVYRQFFFEDKAGLWFRNVWDGLWGVSLRRPGGPALVEAVLYEHFRFIRQNAKYAEGQRAGSDRNFSHSLYRSGWTHRGRTIGLPLVTPPAGTPGVPDGRPGIANSLVVAHHVAVEGTAWPGLSYRLTGTYSENSGSTSLCSDPECTDLLDDRFSRTGQWSLLVEVFGRVPGTEALAYDLGVAVDTGDFRKESVGVRVGLTWRRLQDPLGR
- a CDS encoding chorismate mutase translates to MSTSSSPTTVPEARARIDEINERVVELLAERQAIVDDLCELKADADRTVRDPEREAELLAHVRSVADEAGLPPTLAETLFEEILAHSVERQRRQRADGAAGPSAEESSAEELSAEEPAEKATGAVSTCGAQAQAG
- a CDS encoding DUF4926 domain-containing protein; its protein translation is MIEEHDRVVLTTKEPDAGLEPGDVGTVVHVYSEGEAFEVEFVTLTGDTVAMLAIDRDEVRPVQSRELTHARSVE
- a CDS encoding Uma2 family endonuclease, whose protein sequence is MPAPTTAEQDQQERWAEIRSDPVLRELSYKVETNRRGQLILSPHSALHSDRQGDLIALLHEHAGGGRVRPEFPIVTAKGTKVADVVWCTAARRDEMEGTGDPPTLAPEVCIEVMSESNDWDEMDEKRALYREAGAEEVWIVTEEKNIRFFADGERDTSDVIPGVPNRL